Proteins from a genomic interval of Rubinisphaera italica:
- a CDS encoding F0F1 ATP synthase subunit gamma: MSDSLARIRRQITTASDLQSVVRTMKAMAASSIEQYEQSVRALTDYYRTIELGLSACYRKSNMMTLSTPGNQHPESGTICAIVFGSDQGLVGRFNDVVADHAIQTLTKFPGSLEVWAVGERVHARLSDAGLPMQGLFNVPNTVKAIAPLVGQIQLESVSQQSTEEPACVYVFHNRPNSGALYEPVSRRLLPLDTQWQKSLTKVSWPTKIVPEVMGSELSILRALIHEYLFISMFQACAESLASENASRLASMQRADQNINQLLEEFHVSFHRLRQSSIDEELFDVVAGFDALVASKEHVK; encoded by the coding sequence ATGAGTGACAGCCTCGCGAGAATTCGCCGTCAGATCACCACCGCCAGCGATTTGCAATCGGTTGTCAGGACGATGAAAGCGATGGCCGCTTCCAGTATCGAGCAATACGAGCAATCCGTGCGAGCATTGACTGACTACTACAGAACTATCGAATTAGGTTTGAGTGCATGTTATCGAAAAAGTAACATGATGACATTGTCAACACCTGGTAATCAACATCCAGAGTCTGGGACCATTTGCGCCATTGTGTTCGGTTCTGACCAGGGTCTGGTAGGCCGATTCAACGATGTTGTGGCCGATCATGCAATTCAGACACTTACGAAGTTTCCCGGCTCACTGGAAGTCTGGGCAGTTGGCGAACGCGTTCACGCAAGATTGTCAGATGCCGGCCTCCCAATGCAGGGACTGTTTAATGTACCAAATACCGTCAAGGCCATCGCGCCGCTGGTCGGTCAGATTCAATTGGAAAGTGTCTCTCAGCAATCTACTGAAGAACCTGCGTGTGTGTATGTCTTTCACAATCGCCCGAATTCTGGGGCATTGTACGAACCAGTCAGTCGGCGGTTGCTCCCTCTGGACACCCAATGGCAGAAAAGTTTGACCAAAGTTTCCTGGCCAACCAAGATTGTTCCAGAAGTGATGGGAAGCGAACTCTCGATATTGCGAGCCCTCATCCACGAGTATTTGTTTATCTCAATGTTTCAAGCATGTGCAGAATCACTGGCGAGTGAGAATGCGAGCCGTCTGGCCTCGATGCAACGTGCAGATCAAAATATCAATCAGTTACTCGAAGAGTTCCACGTCTCCTTCCATCGCCTCCGCCAAAGCAGCATTGATGAGGAACTGTTCGATGTCGTCGCCGGCTTTGATGCCCTTGTTGCATCCAAGGAGCATGTGAAATAG
- a CDS encoding F0F1 ATP synthase subunit delta — MLIDWFTVLAQAINFLILVWLMKRFLYRPILHAIDEREKKIAAELADADAKKAEARKERNDFERKNAEFDQQKSELISQATEDAKAERQRLIEQARQAADSFTIKRQESLRIDARNLNNAFIQRTQQEVFSIARKALIDLAGVSLEERMCETFTDRLRDIDGMTKARLTEALKSSSDPAIVRSAFQLSESQRQKIQQTFNEIIAKEILVRFETTPDVICGIELTINGQKIAWSLADYLSSLEENVDQILNNKQMITPGAESNSKDTHLAESHS, encoded by the coding sequence ATGCTTATTGATTGGTTCACCGTACTTGCACAGGCGATTAACTTCCTGATTCTGGTGTGGTTGATGAAACGATTTCTCTATCGCCCCATCCTGCATGCAATTGATGAGCGGGAAAAGAAGATTGCAGCAGAACTCGCAGATGCTGATGCAAAGAAAGCCGAAGCCCGAAAAGAACGCAATGATTTCGAACGGAAAAATGCAGAGTTCGATCAGCAGAAATCGGAACTGATCAGCCAGGCTACGGAGGACGCGAAAGCAGAACGCCAACGACTGATTGAGCAAGCGCGTCAGGCAGCCGATTCCTTCACTATTAAACGACAGGAATCGTTGAGAATTGACGCTCGTAACCTCAACAACGCCTTCATTCAACGGACTCAGCAGGAAGTCTTTTCCATCGCACGTAAAGCATTGATTGATCTTGCTGGCGTAAGTCTGGAAGAGCGAATGTGTGAGACATTCACAGACCGCCTGCGAGACATCGACGGTATGACAAAAGCCAGACTGACTGAGGCACTCAAGTCGTCATCGGATCCTGCTATCGTACGGAGTGCGTTTCAATTGTCTGAGAGTCAACGTCAGAAAATCCAACAGACATTCAATGAAATTATCGCAAAGGAGATTCTCGTCCGCTTTGAAACGACTCCAGATGTCATCTGCGGCATTGAGCTGACCATCAACGGACAAAAAATAGCATGGAGTCTTGCCGATTATTTAAGCTCGCTCGAAGAGAATGTTGACCAAATACTCAATAACAAACAGATGATAACTCCCGGCGCTGAGTCAAATTCTAAAGATACGCACCTCGCGGAGAGTCACTCATGA
- a CDS encoding AtpZ/AtpI family protein, with product MTDKPKAIDNKKQTAFSREVGAKLTRKLKAQRHNNYGVWFGLGMMGLIGWSVVIPTLLGVVIGIWLDKHFGARHSWTLTLMIIGLTIGCWSAWQWVFKEDKAMRDEQEDRDE from the coding sequence ATGACTGATAAGCCGAAAGCGATTGACAATAAGAAACAAACGGCTTTTAGCCGGGAAGTCGGCGCAAAGCTGACACGAAAACTTAAGGCTCAACGTCACAACAATTATGGGGTTTGGTTTGGTTTGGGAATGATGGGGCTGATTGGCTGGTCGGTCGTAATTCCCACATTACTGGGAGTTGTTATCGGAATTTGGCTGGACAAACACTTTGGAGCACGGCACTCGTGGACGCTAACGCTGATGATCATTGGTTTGACAATCGGTTGCTGGAGTGCCTGGCAATGGGTCTTTAAGGAAGATAAAGCGATGCGAGACGAACAGGAGGATCGAGATGAATGA
- the atpD gene encoding F0F1 ATP synthase subunit beta: MSLPTIEPQENDAMVLNQGVVVSVRGSVVDVRFEKQLPPIYSVLRAGDQRQIVIEVLVQRDKFHVRGIALTPTQGLARGMTVEDTGGPLQAPVGKGLLSRMFDVFGNTIDREGELADVHLRSVHRAPPALAQRSTKSEIFETGIKIIDVLVPLERGGKAGLFGGAGVGKTVLLTELIHNMVGNHKGASIFCGIGERCREGEELYRDMNKAGVLPNMAMVFGQMNEPPGARFRVGHVALTMAEYFRDDEHRDVLLLIDNIFRFIQAGMEVSGLMGQMPSRLGYQPTMGTELSGLEERIANTDTGAITSIQAVYVPADDFTDPAAVHTFSHLSASIVLSRKRASEGLYPAIDPLQSSSKMATPGIVGQRHYELAQKIRRTLAQYADLKDIIAMLGMEQLSPQDRMIVGRARRLERFLTQPFFTTEQFTGLKGKLVSLKDALNGCERILRDEFKETNESDLYMIGTIDEATRKSKLKTNPQKTEEHANDVHAS, translated from the coding sequence ATGAGTTTGCCGACGATTGAGCCGCAGGAAAATGATGCCATGGTATTGAATCAGGGTGTCGTGGTTTCCGTTCGTGGTAGCGTTGTCGATGTACGGTTCGAAAAGCAATTGCCTCCAATATATTCTGTGCTGCGAGCTGGGGACCAAAGGCAAATTGTTATTGAAGTTCTGGTCCAACGCGATAAGTTTCATGTGCGCGGGATTGCCTTGACGCCGACGCAGGGACTCGCGCGAGGTATGACCGTAGAAGATACGGGCGGCCCATTGCAAGCCCCGGTGGGTAAAGGGTTACTGTCGCGAATGTTTGACGTCTTCGGCAATACGATCGACCGTGAAGGGGAATTAGCCGATGTTCACTTACGTAGCGTCCATCGGGCTCCGCCAGCGTTAGCACAACGTTCGACCAAGTCAGAGATATTTGAAACGGGCATCAAAATCATTGATGTTCTTGTGCCTCTTGAACGGGGTGGTAAAGCTGGTCTATTCGGGGGAGCGGGCGTAGGTAAAACCGTATTGCTAACGGAATTGATTCACAATATGGTAGGGAATCACAAAGGCGCGAGCATATTTTGCGGCATTGGTGAACGCTGTCGCGAAGGCGAGGAACTCTACCGAGATATGAATAAAGCTGGGGTGCTTCCGAACATGGCGATGGTGTTTGGGCAAATGAATGAGCCACCGGGAGCCCGCTTTCGCGTGGGACATGTGGCATTAACCATGGCTGAATATTTCCGTGACGACGAGCATCGCGATGTGCTGCTGCTTATCGACAATATCTTTCGATTCATCCAGGCTGGCATGGAGGTGTCTGGCTTGATGGGGCAGATGCCATCGCGACTGGGGTATCAACCGACCATGGGCACGGAACTCTCAGGTTTGGAAGAACGCATTGCGAACACCGACACCGGAGCCATCACATCGATTCAGGCAGTCTATGTGCCAGCGGACGATTTCACTGATCCTGCAGCGGTACATACATTTTCTCATCTTTCGGCTTCAATTGTTCTGTCTCGTAAACGGGCCAGCGAAGGGCTCTATCCGGCTATTGATCCACTGCAGTCGAGTTCAAAAATGGCCACGCCGGGAATCGTTGGCCAGCGTCATTACGAACTGGCACAAAAAATTAGACGGACGCTGGCCCAGTACGCCGACCTTAAAGACATCATTGCGATGCTCGGTATGGAGCAACTTTCCCCTCAGGATCGAATGATCGTGGGACGCGCTCGCCGATTAGAACGCTTTCTGACTCAGCCCTTCTTCACAACTGAGCAGTTTACAGGACTCAAAGGCAAACTCGTAAGCCTCAAAGATGCCTTGAACGGTTGTGAAAGAATTCTGCGTGATGAATTTAAAGAGACCAATGAAAGCGATCTTTATATGATTGGAACGATTGACGAAGCCACCAGGAAGTCGAAGTTAAAGACAAATCCTCAGAAAACGGAGGAACACGCCAATGACGTTCATGCATCTTAA
- a CDS encoding baeRF3 domain-containing protein, translated as MCDIKTKELFEFANQNTPPLVSVYLPVEITGRESKQNSIRLRNLLKQAESTLANWWFEQPEAEKFINKVMSFAEKTVWKKRSQGMVILISDQQIHHYALPDPVPELVFVGDHFYLRPLLPVVQEQIPYMVLALSQNHVRLIQVSEGQPTQLRIPELDQMSMTVDRAQISDPGLQRHSVGSGKEILHGHQAEPDDPHSKIRLHEFCQHVFDAIKPKLTDKHGPLLLAAENRIAVEFSKVVTDQDLSSRVLSGNPDQKSVEDLQYDSLSFISEIVAGRRQKFLDDFLTRHELPDISSDLEVIFEELFTGRLESICLAEDTQVWGLYSQSTGVIEQHSERRDDDEDLLNRLAVYAISHKIPWMTFPADEMPDQSVAIGRFYKGAVTHEFHP; from the coding sequence ATGTGTGACATTAAGACAAAAGAGTTATTCGAATTCGCAAATCAAAATACTCCACCACTCGTCTCCGTTTATCTTCCAGTCGAAATCACTGGACGAGAGTCGAAGCAGAACTCAATCCGTTTACGCAATTTGTTAAAGCAAGCAGAGAGCACTCTGGCAAACTGGTGGTTCGAGCAGCCAGAAGCTGAGAAGTTTATCAATAAGGTGATGTCATTTGCAGAGAAGACCGTCTGGAAAAAGCGTTCTCAAGGAATGGTGATTCTGATATCAGATCAGCAGATTCATCACTATGCGCTCCCCGACCCTGTTCCCGAGTTAGTCTTTGTAGGAGACCATTTTTACCTCCGACCTTTGCTTCCCGTCGTTCAGGAGCAGATTCCTTACATGGTTTTGGCTCTGAGTCAGAATCATGTTCGTCTTATTCAAGTTAGCGAAGGTCAACCAACGCAACTCAGGATCCCGGAACTGGATCAGATGAGTATGACGGTCGATCGTGCTCAAATATCGGATCCTGGACTTCAGCGTCACTCAGTTGGCTCTGGAAAAGAAATACTGCATGGTCATCAAGCCGAACCCGATGACCCTCATTCAAAGATTCGCTTACACGAGTTTTGCCAGCATGTGTTTGATGCGATCAAGCCAAAACTCACCGACAAGCACGGTCCTCTTCTCCTCGCTGCTGAAAATCGAATTGCTGTTGAATTTAGCAAGGTTGTTACCGATCAAGATCTTTCAAGTCGAGTTCTGTCAGGTAATCCCGATCAGAAATCGGTAGAAGATCTCCAATACGATTCGTTATCATTCATCAGTGAAATTGTTGCAGGTCGACGTCAAAAGTTCCTGGATGATTTTCTGACACGGCATGAACTACCTGATATTTCCAGTGATCTTGAAGTGATATTTGAAGAGTTATTTACTGGCCGACTGGAATCGATTTGTCTTGCCGAAGATACTCAAGTCTGGGGTTTATACAGCCAGTCAACAGGAGTAATTGAACAGCATTCTGAGAGACGAGACGATGATGAAGATCTCTTGAATCGATTAGCCGTCTACGCGATCTCTCACAAAATCCCATGGATGACTTTTCCCGCAGACGAGATGCCTGATCAGAGTGTCGCCATCGGTCGGTTTTATAAAGGAGCAGTGACTCATGAATTCCATCCTTGA
- a CDS encoding F0F1 ATP synthase subunit A, producing the protein MRLSPDELIFWQFGFFKINATIVFTWATMLLLIVASKLITRKLSTDLHRTRWQNLLEIIVCGIEKQIADVGLSHPLKYLSFLGTLFLFLATASLCTIFPGYEPPTGSLSTTVALALCVFVAVPMFGIEAHGLGDYLKSYIEPTVIMLPFNIISELSRTLALAVRLFGNMMSGAMIIAILLTITPLIFPIFMTALGLLTGMVQAYIFTILAAVYIAAATRIRQPNSKSDGAL; encoded by the coding sequence ATGCGTCTCAGCCCTGACGAACTGATTTTCTGGCAATTCGGATTTTTCAAAATCAATGCGACCATCGTATTCACTTGGGCAACCATGCTATTGCTGATCGTTGCCTCGAAACTGATCACGCGCAAGCTTTCTACTGACTTGCATCGCACTCGTTGGCAGAATCTGCTTGAAATCATCGTCTGCGGCATCGAAAAGCAAATCGCAGATGTGGGGCTGAGTCATCCTCTGAAGTATCTTAGCTTTCTGGGCACACTATTTTTATTCCTGGCCACAGCCAGTCTCTGCACAATTTTCCCTGGCTATGAACCGCCGACGGGCTCATTATCGACAACCGTAGCCTTGGCACTTTGCGTGTTTGTGGCGGTGCCGATGTTCGGAATCGAAGCTCATGGTTTGGGAGACTACCTGAAGTCTTACATTGAACCGACAGTCATTATGCTTCCGTTCAATATCATCAGTGAATTATCAAGAACATTGGCATTGGCCGTTCGATTATTTGGCAACATGATGAGTGGAGCGATGATCATTGCTATATTGCTCACGATTACTCCGCTCATTTTTCCAATCTTCATGACGGCACTCGGCTTGCTCACCGGAATGGTGCAGGCCTATATCTTCACGATCCTGGCTGCTGTTTATATTGCCGCTGCGACACGAATTCGTCAGCCCAATTCTAAATCCGATGGGGCCCTCTAA
- a CDS encoding F0F1 ATP synthase subunit C yields the protein MDSMTIIAVTSIAIAGITTSFGCMGPAFAEGKAVATALSALAQQPDASATITRTLFVGLAMIESTAIYCFVVSMILIFANPFWNQAISQAAGK from the coding sequence ATGGACAGTATGACAATCATCGCGGTGACATCGATTGCCATTGCCGGGATTACCACCAGTTTCGGCTGTATGGGGCCTGCCTTCGCAGAGGGAAAGGCGGTCGCAACTGCCCTGAGCGCACTGGCTCAGCAGCCCGACGCCTCAGCTACAATCACCAGAACGCTATTTGTCGGTCTGGCGATGATCGAATCGACGGCCATTTATTGCTTTGTAGTTTCTATGATTCTCATTTTCGCCAATCCGTTCTGGAACCAGGCCATCTCCCAAGCGGCAGGAAAGTAA
- a CDS encoding class I fructose-bisphosphate aldolase — protein sequence MNSILELLGEESGSLLDHQCQTIDKSRLTLPGPDFVSRVCANSDRNSRVLRSLETLFAHGRLSQTGYMSILPVDQGVEHSAGASFAVNPDYFDPENIVRLAIEGGCNAVASTVGVLGAVSRKYAHRIPFLVKLNHNELLTYPNSYDQRMFASVKRAYDLGAVAVGATIYFGSPESRRQIEEVSLAFETAHELGLACFLWCYLRNPAFKTDQDYHVSADLTGQANHLGVTLQADIIKQKQATNNGGYRAIQFGKTNDLVYEQLSSDHPIDLCRYQVANCYMGRAGLINSGGASSGNSDLAQAVRTAVINKRAGGMGLISGRKAFQRPLKEGIELLNRIQDVYLDSEITIA from the coding sequence ATGAATTCCATCCTTGAACTTCTTGGGGAAGAAAGCGGATCTCTACTGGACCACCAGTGCCAAACCATTGATAAATCACGGCTGACTCTTCCGGGGCCAGATTTCGTTTCTCGAGTATGTGCAAATTCTGATAGAAACTCGAGAGTCCTCAGGAGCTTGGAAACGCTCTTTGCTCACGGCCGATTGAGTCAGACGGGGTACATGTCGATATTGCCGGTGGATCAAGGAGTCGAACATTCTGCCGGCGCCTCCTTTGCCGTCAATCCTGATTATTTCGATCCGGAAAACATAGTAAGACTCGCCATCGAAGGAGGATGCAATGCCGTCGCATCCACAGTTGGAGTTCTCGGTGCAGTCTCCCGAAAATACGCGCATCGAATTCCGTTTCTGGTCAAATTAAATCACAATGAACTTCTTACTTATCCAAACTCTTATGATCAGCGGATGTTCGCCTCTGTGAAGAGAGCATACGATCTGGGTGCGGTGGCCGTCGGAGCTACAATTTACTTTGGCTCTCCCGAATCCCGCCGTCAAATTGAAGAAGTCAGCCTGGCATTTGAGACGGCTCATGAACTTGGCCTGGCCTGTTTTTTGTGGTGTTATCTACGGAATCCAGCCTTCAAAACTGATCAGGACTATCATGTCTCGGCCGATTTGACTGGGCAGGCCAACCATTTGGGAGTTACGCTTCAAGCGGACATCATCAAGCAAAAACAAGCCACAAACAACGGAGGCTATCGAGCCATACAATTTGGCAAAACCAATGATCTCGTCTACGAGCAATTATCTTCTGATCACCCGATCGATCTGTGTCGATATCAAGTGGCCAATTGTTATATGGGACGAGCTGGCCTTATCAACTCCGGTGGAGCGTCCTCTGGAAATTCAGACCTTGCTCAGGCGGTTCGAACAGCAGTGATTAACAAAAGAGCAGGTGGCATGGGGCTGATCAGTGGCCGCAAAGCCTTTCAACGACCGCTGAAAGAGGGTATCGAGCTTTTGAATCGCATTCAGGACGTTTACCTGGACTCCGAAATCACCATCGCCTGA
- a CDS encoding Hsp20/alpha crystallin family protein, with protein sequence MSPAIRHPFQAIRQEMDELFGEMTRGLSEWSNGPQSAAFDLAETENTLELKMDLPGLKPEDVQLDVTGDRIRISGEHRDESEEKNKTFHRIERSQRSFFRVIDLPCSVSQEEIVAELNNGVLTVTMPKCEEAKCHKVAIKG encoded by the coding sequence ATGAGTCCCGCAATTCGCCATCCGTTTCAAGCCATTCGACAGGAAATGGATGAACTGTTTGGAGAGATGACGAGGGGGCTAAGTGAATGGTCAAATGGTCCACAGTCCGCTGCATTCGATCTGGCTGAAACTGAGAATACACTGGAGCTGAAAATGGATCTGCCCGGCTTGAAACCCGAGGATGTTCAATTGGATGTTACTGGTGACCGCATCCGCATCTCTGGTGAGCATCGGGATGAAAGTGAAGAAAAGAATAAAACGTTTCATCGGATCGAACGTTCTCAACGTTCGTTCTTCCGCGTGATTGATCTTCCCTGTTCGGTATCTCAGGAGGAAATTGTTGCTGAACTTAACAATGGCGTTCTGACCGTAACGATGCCGAAATGTGAAGAGGCAAAATGTCACAAGGTAGCCATCAAAGGTTAA
- a CDS encoding class I SAM-dependent methyltransferase has translation MSAWERFGFARWLVVGIVAFCLLSELEISVGQEQPTDAKSLPTKSVKPGINENFLNPNLKVEEWVERFEVESREVFTARNEVLAALELQPGMRVADVGAGTGLYTTLMADQVGSEGWVFAVEIAVPFVEHLREVARKHNQTNVTPVLCDEDAINLPPELLDLVFTCDVYHHFEYPQSTLATILSALKPGGRFIVVDFEKIPGVSRDWLLEHVRADKTTVRQEIEQQGFEFVAEKKMKGFQENYFLVFRKPM, from the coding sequence ATGAGTGCATGGGAAAGGTTTGGTTTTGCCCGCTGGTTGGTGGTAGGCATTGTCGCGTTCTGTTTATTATCTGAGTTGGAGATTTCCGTCGGGCAAGAACAACCGACGGATGCAAAGTCACTGCCCACTAAGAGTGTGAAGCCAGGAATTAATGAGAATTTCCTAAACCCAAATTTGAAGGTTGAGGAATGGGTTGAACGATTCGAGGTAGAAAGTCGTGAGGTTTTCACGGCTCGTAACGAGGTGCTGGCTGCACTGGAGCTCCAACCGGGCATGCGGGTGGCCGATGTTGGTGCGGGAACAGGCTTGTACACAACTTTAATGGCGGATCAAGTTGGCTCCGAAGGCTGGGTATTCGCCGTAGAAATTGCCGTTCCATTCGTGGAGCATCTCCGTGAAGTCGCGCGTAAACATAATCAGACGAATGTGACTCCCGTGCTTTGTGATGAAGATGCGATCAATCTACCACCTGAGTTGCTCGATCTCGTTTTCACCTGCGATGTCTATCATCATTTCGAGTACCCACAATCAACTCTCGCTACCATTCTGTCTGCACTCAAGCCGGGTGGGCGATTTATTGTTGTCGACTTCGAAAAAATCCCCGGAGTGAGCCGCGATTGGCTGCTCGAACATGTGCGTGCTGATAAAACGACAGTCCGCCAGGAAATCGAACAGCAAGGTTTCGAATTTGTCGCTGAGAAGAAGATGAAAGGGTTTCAGGAAAACTACTTTCTTGTCTTCCGAAAGCCGATGTAA
- a CDS encoding ATP synthase subunit I translates to MNEAFILIPAWLAGTILGTIFFGGLRWTIQKGIISPYPVRWFLGSLLLRMSVTLLGFYFVSGFHWERLMACLIGFIMARMVVMRQTFSSVENPTLNVQEANHASQP, encoded by the coding sequence ATGAATGAGGCGTTCATTCTGATTCCAGCTTGGTTAGCAGGAACCATACTGGGAACGATATTCTTTGGGGGACTCCGATGGACCATTCAGAAAGGAATCATCTCCCCATATCCGGTGCGGTGGTTTCTTGGAAGTCTTCTGCTGCGAATGAGTGTGACCTTGCTGGGATTCTACTTTGTCTCAGGCTTTCACTGGGAGCGACTGATGGCATGCCTGATAGGTTTTATCATGGCACGCATGGTCGTAATGCGGCAGACGTTCAGTTCCGTTGAAAATCCAACTCTCAACGTGCAGGAGGCCAACCATGCGTCTCAGCCCTGA
- a CDS encoding alternate F1F0 ATPase, F1 subunit alpha, with the protein MSEQPESLNDLLDTAWAGIHQAQSALKPRLIPREVGTITSLSTGIAKVSGLPNVGFEELVKFPGDVLGIAFNVDEDEIGVVLLGDYWQLQAGDEVRRTGRVMDVAVGNGLLGRVIDPLGRPIDGKGLVSTETRLPTERASPPIMDRAPVTVPLHTGLKVIDALIPIGRGQRELILGDRQTGKTAIALDTILNQRGRDVVCVYCAIGQRASSVAKAVAVLQESGGLDHTVVVVSEGDDPPGLAYIAPYAATSIAEYFMEAGRDVLIVYDDLTQHARAYRELSLLLRRPPGREAFPGDIFYIHSRLLERSTHLCEKRGGGSLTALPIIETEAQDISAYIPTNLISITDGQIYLSPSLFELGVLPAVDVGKSVSRVGGKAQRAMYRAVAGDLKLAYAQFEELETFARFGARLDDNTLKVIEHGRRIRECLKQPEFTPVSVAAQIAILLALSEGLFEAVPLNQMTAAEQTVQDSAENIPEDICKRFETAQKLNDEDRKTIIEIARQSLAGFKSNPDPKPTSPASVEEEQT; encoded by the coding sequence ATGAGTGAGCAACCGGAAAGCTTAAACGATCTACTCGACACTGCCTGGGCAGGGATCCATCAGGCTCAATCCGCCCTGAAACCCCGATTAATACCGCGAGAAGTCGGTACTATTACCAGTCTGAGTACAGGAATCGCCAAGGTTTCAGGCTTGCCTAATGTTGGCTTTGAAGAACTGGTTAAGTTTCCGGGCGATGTGTTAGGCATTGCATTCAACGTGGATGAGGATGAAATCGGTGTCGTGTTACTTGGCGACTATTGGCAACTTCAGGCAGGTGATGAAGTGCGGCGCACCGGACGTGTGATGGACGTGGCTGTAGGGAACGGATTACTCGGGCGGGTGATCGATCCGCTTGGGCGACCAATCGATGGCAAGGGGCTGGTCTCCACGGAAACACGTCTTCCTACAGAACGTGCTTCACCCCCAATTATGGATCGTGCTCCCGTAACGGTGCCGCTTCATACTGGTCTCAAAGTTATCGATGCACTCATTCCCATTGGACGTGGTCAACGGGAGTTGATTCTCGGTGATCGCCAGACAGGAAAAACTGCCATTGCATTGGATACCATTCTCAACCAACGGGGGCGAGATGTTGTCTGTGTTTATTGCGCGATTGGACAGCGGGCTTCCTCTGTGGCGAAAGCGGTGGCTGTTTTGCAAGAGAGCGGGGGGCTGGATCACACAGTTGTCGTAGTCTCCGAAGGCGACGATCCTCCCGGACTGGCTTACATTGCACCCTATGCAGCAACCAGTATTGCTGAATATTTCATGGAAGCAGGTCGTGATGTCCTGATTGTTTACGACGACCTGACACAACACGCACGTGCTTATCGTGAGCTCTCTTTGCTCTTGCGGCGTCCCCCCGGTCGGGAAGCCTTTCCCGGTGATATCTTCTATATTCACTCCCGGTTACTGGAGCGATCGACACATCTGTGCGAGAAACGCGGAGGAGGCTCATTAACGGCATTGCCAATCATCGAAACGGAAGCTCAGGACATTTCCGCTTACATCCCAACCAACCTGATTTCCATTACGGATGGGCAAATCTACCTGTCTCCTTCTCTCTTTGAACTGGGAGTGCTGCCCGCTGTCGATGTTGGTAAATCCGTATCACGTGTTGGCGGGAAGGCACAACGGGCAATGTATCGTGCGGTTGCAGGGGATCTTAAACTGGCATACGCCCAGTTCGAAGAATTAGAAACGTTTGCTCGATTCGGCGCCCGTCTGGATGATAACACTCTCAAAGTAATCGAGCATGGTCGACGAATCCGTGAATGTCTCAAGCAGCCCGAATTCACTCCCGTATCAGTGGCTGCCCAAATCGCAATCTTACTCGCCTTGAGCGAGGGGCTTTTTGAGGCCGTGCCACTTAACCAGATGACAGCTGCAGAACAGACCGTTCAGGATTCAGCTGAAAATATTCCGGAAGACATCTGCAAGAGATTCGAAACCGCTCAGAAATTGAATGACGAGGATCGCAAAACGATCATCGAGATTGCTCGACAATCACTTGCAGGATTCAAATCCAATCCAGACCCCAAGCCCACCTCTCCAGCATCGGTTGAGGAGGAACAAACATGA
- a CDS encoding F0F1 ATP synthase subunit epsilon has translation MHLKVLLPFQVFAEKTDVSRIVAESREGSFGLLPHRLDCVMSLSPGIFMYENETEGEVYIAIDEGMLVKSGQEVLVSVRNAIGGTDLNQLRAAVEREFLTLDEQEQSIRSTMTKLETGIVRSLSELHHD, from the coding sequence ATGCATCTTAAAGTGTTGCTACCGTTTCAGGTCTTTGCAGAGAAGACCGACGTCTCCCGCATTGTTGCAGAATCACGAGAAGGTTCGTTTGGCTTGCTGCCGCATCGACTGGACTGTGTCATGTCTCTCTCTCCAGGAATTTTCATGTACGAAAATGAGACGGAAGGAGAGGTTTACATCGCCATTGACGAAGGTATGCTCGTCAAATCCGGTCAGGAAGTGCTCGTCTCCGTTAGAAATGCAATTGGTGGTACAGATCTGAACCAGTTACGCGCAGCTGTTGAAAGAGAGTTTCTGACACTGGATGAACAGGAGCAAAGTATTCGCTCCACAATGACAAAATTGGAGACGGGTATTGTCCGTAGTCTTTCGGAGCTTCATCATGACTGA